In a genomic window of Occallatibacter riparius:
- a CDS encoding GIY-YIG nuclease family protein: MTRDLEKRVFEHKCKLREGFSSEYNCNRLVWFERFSSPQMAIAREKQLKGWTRPKKIALITRMNPTWIDLSKKWYVPEVLEMAMRQQAY, translated from the coding sequence ATGACGCGCGATCTCGAGAAGCGCGTCTTCGAGCACAAATGTAAGCTGCGCGAGGGGTTCTCATCCGAGTACAACTGCAATCGGCTTGTTTGGTTCGAACGCTTTTCGAGTCCCCAGATGGCCATCGCTCGTGAAAAGCAACTTAAAGGCTGGACCCGCCCGAAGAAGATCGCGCTGATCACGAGGATGAATCCTACTTGGATCGACCTGAGTAAGAAGTGGTATGTGCCAGAGGTGCTGGAAATGGCGATGCGCCAACAGGCATATTGA
- the gcvT gene encoding glycine cleavage system aminomethyltransferase GcvT — MSTSVAPTLKKTALNATHRALKAKMVDFGGWDMPVEYPGNGGGLIAEHMAVRTGVGLFDVSHMGEIQFRGPNAMDTVQYLTMNDVTKLKDGQAHYSALLTPQGTFVDDILVHRLGQNDWLLVVNAGTKDKDYAWIRQQVGSRPGAHVSDYSPHYSQIAVQGPRAVETLQKLTKVDLAAIKNYWFTWGTVAGIPNVLIARTGYSGEDGFEVYTPSDEATTVKMWDALMDAGSEFAIRPCGLGARNTLRLEAGMSLYGHEIGEEINALEPGLDRFLKIDKGDFIGRDALLAVRDSGGPKRKVIGLEMVDRGIGRDGYPVLDLEGKEIGVVTSGSPAPFLKTNIAMALVPAEVAASGSDVLVQVRANQVRAKQVPIPFYKRAKK, encoded by the coding sequence ATGAGCACCTCTGTCGCGCCTACGCTGAAGAAGACCGCCCTCAACGCCACCCACCGCGCTCTCAAAGCCAAGATGGTGGACTTCGGCGGCTGGGACATGCCGGTGGAGTATCCCGGCAATGGCGGCGGCCTTATCGCCGAACACATGGCGGTGCGCACCGGTGTGGGCCTCTTCGACGTCAGCCACATGGGCGAGATCCAGTTCCGCGGCCCCAACGCCATGGACACCGTGCAGTACCTCACCATGAACGATGTCACGAAGCTCAAGGACGGCCAGGCGCACTACTCCGCGCTGCTCACTCCGCAGGGTACCTTCGTCGATGACATCCTCGTACATCGCCTCGGCCAGAACGACTGGCTGCTCGTCGTCAATGCCGGCACCAAAGACAAGGACTACGCGTGGATCCGCCAGCAGGTGGGCTCGCGTCCGGGCGCGCACGTCAGCGACTACTCGCCGCACTACTCGCAGATCGCCGTCCAGGGACCGCGCGCCGTTGAAACCCTGCAGAAGCTCACCAAGGTCGATCTAGCAGCCATCAAGAACTATTGGTTCACTTGGGGCACAGTTGCAGGCATACCGAATGTGCTCATTGCGCGCACCGGCTACTCCGGCGAAGACGGCTTCGAGGTCTACACTCCCAGCGACGAAGCCACCACCGTGAAGATGTGGGACGCGCTCATGGATGCGGGCTCGGAGTTCGCCATCCGCCCCTGCGGCCTCGGCGCGCGCAACACGCTGCGCCTCGAAGCAGGCATGAGCCTCTACGGCCATGAAATCGGCGAGGAGATCAACGCGCTCGAACCCGGCCTCGACCGCTTCCTCAAGATCGACAAGGGCGATTTCATCGGCCGCGACGCTCTGCTGGCCGTGCGCGATTCGGGCGGCCCGAAGCGCAAGGTAATCGGCCTCGAGATGGTCGACCGCGGCATCGGTCGTGACGGCTATCCGGTCCTCGACCTTGAAGGCAAAGAGATTGGCGTAGTCACATCTGGCTCGCCCGCGCCATTCCTCAAGACCAACATCGCCATGGCGCTCGTTCCGGCAGAAGTCGCCGCCAGCGGCAGCGATGTCCTGGTCCAAGTACGCGCCAATCAGGTCCGCGCCAAGCAGGTGCCCATCCCGTTCTACAAGCGCGCGAAGAAGTAG
- a CDS encoding DUF2339 domain-containing protein, with product MNSEESSALEQQVRDLTARVWQMELALQAQGILESPAAPVQAAAPPAEQTAPAPPVAPAAAPFAAPTSVEPAAQTAPWVTALPSWTRTESAPAKDTQSLETRIGSQWFNRVGILAMLIGVAWFLKLAFDNHWIGPLGRVLIGLLGGAALIAWSERFHKRGFSIFSYSLKAIGSGTLYLSVWAAFSVYALISGPVAFVAMIAVTGFNGFMSWIQDAELLALYAIAGGLSTPLLVSTGENHEVALFTYLLILDVAVLVLVALRPWSRLLFATYTGTCLLVLGWSIEYYSQAQAGRTAIFFACFFLIFAFAPRLVRLRDGAESAWDQLAVTALPLINAALGFIAFYFLLDPFATQWAGPWLAVGFAAFYLGMLRLPAIGVMRAGGPLLSGLHLAAAVVFITIAIPLKTQGRWLTIGWLVEGAVLMALASRLRSMLLRVLALICLCLGVMALLVVNPSASLTPVFNQRFGTYIVGIAAFAVVAWVASHARDESQTDAGLSWQGIAGASVLIINALILIAAGWEIHSFWWYLSWRGDMENFHDYRMYAQFTYSAFFMLFGAALLSVGFWRRSQFLRWQALFLLAVSIGKVFIFDMGELRQGFRVLSFIGLGALLLGVSFVYQRDLLHLREKGNESP from the coding sequence ATGAATTCCGAGGAATCCAGTGCACTTGAACAGCAGGTTCGCGATCTGACTGCGCGCGTGTGGCAGATGGAGCTGGCGCTGCAGGCTCAGGGAATTCTGGAATCGCCTGCGGCCCCGGTACAGGCCGCCGCGCCGCCTGCTGAGCAGACAGCTCCTGCGCCGCCCGTCGCGCCTGCGGCTGCACCTTTTGCCGCACCGACAAGCGTTGAGCCGGCCGCTCAGACCGCCCCCTGGGTGACTGCTTTGCCGAGTTGGACGCGCACCGAGTCGGCTCCAGCGAAAGATACGCAATCGCTCGAAACGCGGATCGGATCGCAGTGGTTCAACCGCGTGGGCATACTGGCCATGCTTATCGGCGTGGCATGGTTTCTGAAGCTTGCGTTCGATAATCACTGGATTGGGCCGCTGGGGCGGGTGCTAATCGGGCTTTTGGGCGGGGCTGCTCTCATTGCGTGGTCGGAGCGCTTCCACAAGCGCGGCTTCAGCATCTTCTCTTATTCGCTGAAGGCGATTGGAAGCGGCACGCTCTATCTCTCGGTCTGGGCGGCGTTCTCGGTCTATGCGTTGATCTCCGGGCCGGTCGCGTTTGTGGCTATGATCGCGGTCACTGGATTCAACGGGTTCATGTCGTGGATACAGGATGCGGAGTTGCTGGCGCTGTACGCCATCGCCGGCGGACTGAGCACACCTCTGCTGGTTTCGACGGGCGAGAACCACGAGGTTGCGCTGTTCACGTATCTGCTGATTCTGGATGTGGCCGTGCTGGTGCTGGTGGCGCTGCGGCCGTGGTCAAGGCTGCTGTTCGCCACATACACGGGCACGTGCCTGCTGGTACTGGGCTGGTCGATTGAGTACTATTCGCAGGCGCAGGCGGGACGGACGGCGATTTTCTTTGCATGCTTCTTCCTGATCTTTGCGTTCGCGCCGCGGCTGGTGCGGCTGCGTGATGGCGCGGAGTCCGCATGGGATCAGCTTGCGGTGACAGCGCTGCCTCTTATCAATGCCGCGCTGGGCTTCATTGCTTTCTACTTCCTGCTTGACCCGTTTGCTACCCAATGGGCTGGGCCGTGGCTGGCGGTTGGTTTCGCGGCGTTCTATCTAGGTATGCTGCGGTTGCCCGCGATAGGCGTGATGCGAGCGGGAGGCCCGCTGCTTTCAGGGCTGCATCTTGCCGCCGCGGTGGTGTTCATCACGATCGCCATTCCGCTCAAGACGCAGGGGCGCTGGCTCACCATCGGCTGGCTGGTGGAGGGCGCGGTTCTGATGGCGCTGGCAAGCCGGTTGCGGTCGATGCTGCTGCGCGTGCTGGCTCTGATCTGTTTATGCCTGGGTGTGATGGCGCTGCTGGTAGTGAATCCTTCGGCGTCGCTTACGCCTGTCTTCAACCAGCGGTTTGGTACTTATATCGTGGGCATCGCAGCGTTCGCCGTGGTGGCGTGGGTGGCGTCGCATGCGCGCGATGAATCGCAGACCGATGCGGGACTGAGCTGGCAGGGGATCGCCGGCGCATCGGTGTTGATCATTAACGCGCTGATCCTGATCGCGGCCGGGTGGGAGATTCACAGCTTCTGGTGGTACCTGAGCTGGCGCGGAGACATGGAGAATTTCCATGATTACCGAATGTATGCGCAGTTTACGTATTCGGCGTTCTTCATGCTGTTTGGCGCGGCCCTGTTGAGCGTCGGTTTCTGGCGGCGTTCGCAGTTCCTGCGGTGGCAGGCGCTTTTTCTGCTGGCTGTATCGATAGGGAAGGTGTTCATCTTCGACATGGGTGAACTCAGGCAGGGCTTCAGAGTCCTGAGCTTTATCGGCCTCGGCGCTCTGCTGCTAGGAGTGAGTTTCGTCTATCAGCGCGACCTGCTGCACCTGCGCGAGAAGGGGAACGAGAGCCCGTGA
- a CDS encoding DUF3999 domain-containing protein: protein MRTAAWLLLAAAAVPAADIHYFRYTRPVEATSANGQACVAIDPAVFAHAAPGLADLRLYNGASEVPYALRVASSPTVAAVDVAALNAGSSGGATVFDAAMPEGSYSDVSLSIKAQDFIASVAVSGSQAQGPGKLETKLGTFTIFDLTKQRLGRSTVLHLPQSDFRILHFRIDGPVKPGEIGGVTVGPARSGDPKYAVVAESAKVTRDGHASVIEFDVPDNTPVDRIVFVPGAHPANFSRDFAISVKPKKQPAAGEESGREVPLSGGNVERVHRADGGHRIDVENLTAVAPGWAPEGGAHWKVRLENGDDAPVDWRSVRLEMLERSLCFDAAPGAAYTLYYGDPALSAPQYDYARLFAAQPGAATAKLGGESANPGFKARPDARPFTERHPALLWIALGAVVLVLGGVALRSVKLTNPAE from the coding sequence GTGAGAACCGCGGCCTGGTTGCTGCTGGCCGCGGCGGCGGTTCCGGCAGCCGATATTCACTACTTTCGCTATACGAGGCCGGTCGAGGCGACGAGCGCTAACGGGCAGGCATGCGTTGCGATTGATCCGGCGGTGTTTGCGCATGCGGCTCCCGGGCTTGCGGATCTGCGGCTCTACAACGGAGCCAGCGAGGTTCCGTATGCACTCCGGGTGGCGAGTTCGCCGACGGTTGCCGCTGTGGATGTGGCTGCGCTGAATGCGGGCAGCAGCGGCGGCGCAACGGTGTTCGACGCGGCGATGCCGGAAGGAAGCTACTCCGACGTTTCACTTTCGATCAAAGCGCAGGACTTCATCGCGAGCGTGGCGGTTTCAGGCAGCCAGGCGCAAGGGCCGGGGAAGCTGGAGACAAAGCTCGGCACGTTCACCATCTTCGATCTGACGAAGCAGCGGCTGGGGCGCAGTACCGTGCTGCATCTGCCGCAATCGGATTTCCGGATTCTGCACTTCCGGATCGATGGGCCGGTCAAGCCGGGCGAGATTGGCGGAGTGACGGTGGGTCCGGCGCGGAGCGGGGATCCGAAGTATGCAGTGGTTGCGGAGTCTGCGAAGGTGACGCGGGACGGACACGCATCGGTGATCGAGTTCGATGTGCCGGATAACACGCCGGTGGACCGGATCGTGTTTGTGCCGGGAGCGCATCCGGCTAACTTCAGCCGGGATTTTGCGATCAGTGTGAAGCCGAAGAAGCAGCCTGCGGCCGGAGAGGAAAGCGGGCGCGAGGTGCCGCTCTCGGGCGGGAATGTGGAACGGGTCCATCGTGCTGATGGCGGACACCGCATCGATGTGGAGAATCTGACGGCGGTTGCTCCTGGATGGGCTCCGGAGGGCGGGGCTCACTGGAAGGTCAGGTTGGAGAACGGCGACGATGCGCCGGTGGACTGGCGGTCGGTTCGGCTGGAGATGCTGGAGCGGAGCCTGTGCTTCGATGCTGCGCCGGGCGCGGCTTACACCCTGTACTATGGCGATCCGGCTCTGTCTGCGCCGCAGTACGACTATGCGCGGCTGTTTGCTGCACAGCCGGGAGCGGCGACGGCCAAGCTCGGCGGAGAGAGCGCGAATCCCGGTTTCAAGGCGCGGCCGGACGCGCGTCCTTTCACGGAGCGGCATCCGGCGCTGTTATGGATTGCGCTGGGCGCGGTGGTGCTGGTGCTGGGCGGCGTGGCGCTGAGGTCGGTGAAGCTGACGAACCCGGCGGAGTGA
- a CDS encoding pyridoxamine 5'-phosphate oxidase family protein, with amino-acid sequence MAKHFPSMEPTHREFISRQRIFFTASAARTGRVNVSPKDSAALRVLSPNQVVYLDMTGSGNETAAHLLADGRLTLMFCAFEGAPLILRLYGRGRVLARGSAEYGELLGTEFGNEERPGTRQMFVLDVESVQTSCGYGVPLFDYVEDRDTLTRWAAAKGDVGLREYWHAKNMASIDGFPTGLVDSESPVS; translated from the coding sequence ATGGCCAAACACTTCCCCAGCATGGAGCCAACTCATCGCGAGTTTATCTCGCGACAGCGCATATTTTTCACCGCGTCAGCGGCGCGCACCGGACGGGTAAATGTCTCTCCTAAGGACTCCGCTGCGCTGCGCGTCCTCTCTCCGAATCAGGTGGTTTATCTCGACATGACGGGCAGCGGCAACGAGACTGCGGCGCATCTGCTGGCCGATGGACGGCTGACGCTGATGTTCTGCGCCTTCGAGGGCGCACCGCTCATTCTGCGACTGTATGGCCGCGGACGGGTGCTGGCGCGTGGCAGCGCGGAGTATGGGGAATTGCTGGGCACGGAGTTTGGCAATGAGGAGCGACCTGGCACCCGGCAAATGTTCGTGCTGGACGTGGAGAGCGTGCAAACCTCGTGCGGTTACGGCGTGCCGTTGTTCGATTACGTCGAGGACCGGGATACGCTAACGCGCTGGGCTGCTGCCAAGGGCGATGTTGGGCTCCGCGAATACTGGCATGCGAAAAACATGGCCAGCATCGATGGGTTCCCGACTGGGCTGGTGGACTCAGAATCGCCGGTGTCGTAA
- a CDS encoding SDR family NAD(P)-dependent oxidoreductase, translated as MAGVALVLEDKVALITGGSRGIGAETVRLFAQAGARVAFSYRQARERAEALAVECGGEGRCRAIEQDLATPADGRALVESAVEAFGRLDILVVNHGIWPPHDAPIATMAEAQWRQTLGVNLDSVFGLVQAAVAQMEAQARVGGEGRSAKDGAAGHIVLISSTAGQRGEAFHADYAVTKGALISLTKSLSSELAPKGIRVNCVAPGWVMTEMSQGTLKDPELGPRVAAGIPVGRPGDPQEIAGPVLFLCTPLAGFISGEVLNVNGGAVLVG; from the coding sequence ATGGCGGGAGTTGCTCTTGTTTTGGAAGATAAGGTAGCGCTGATCACGGGTGGGTCGCGCGGGATTGGCGCGGAGACCGTAAGGCTGTTTGCCCAGGCGGGGGCGCGGGTGGCGTTCAGCTATCGGCAGGCGCGGGAGCGGGCCGAGGCGCTGGCGGTGGAGTGCGGCGGCGAGGGCCGGTGCCGGGCGATTGAGCAGGACCTGGCGACGCCGGCGGATGGACGGGCTCTGGTGGAGTCGGCTGTGGAGGCGTTTGGGCGGCTGGACATTCTGGTGGTGAATCACGGGATCTGGCCTCCGCACGATGCTCCGATTGCCACGATGGCGGAGGCGCAGTGGCGGCAGACGCTGGGGGTGAATCTGGACTCGGTGTTTGGGCTGGTGCAGGCGGCGGTGGCGCAGATGGAGGCGCAGGCGCGGGTGGGTGGCGAGGGCCGGTCTGCCAAGGATGGGGCCGCCGGGCATATCGTGCTGATCAGCTCGACGGCGGGCCAGAGGGGCGAGGCGTTCCACGCGGACTATGCGGTGACCAAGGGCGCGCTGATCAGCCTGACGAAGAGCTTGTCGAGCGAGCTGGCGCCCAAGGGGATTCGGGTGAACTGCGTAGCGCCGGGCTGGGTGATGACGGAGATGTCGCAGGGAACGCTGAAGGATCCGGAGCTGGGGCCGCGCGTGGCGGCGGGGATTCCGGTGGGCAGGCCGGGGGACCCGCAGGAGATTGCGGGGCCGGTGCTGTTCCTGTGCACGCCGTTGGCGGGGTTTATCTCCGGCGAGGTGCTGAATGTGAATGGGGGAGCAGTGCTGGTGGGGTGA
- the fabZ gene encoding 3-hydroxyacyl-ACP dehydratase FabZ, with amino-acid sequence MTIDIQEILGFLPHRYPFLLIDRIIEFEPRKRCVAIKNVTINEPFFQGHFPGHPIMPGVLVIEAMAQAGGIIMMHELPDRNEKLVVFTGIERAKFRAQVTPGDQLRMEINVLAFKTRAGRIEGRAYVGDKLACEAVLMCAVVQRVPEAKASAKSPIDGDPNRVAAAAAAVTSTE; translated from the coding sequence ATGACCATCGACATCCAGGAGATCCTGGGCTTTCTTCCTCACCGCTACCCGTTTCTATTGATCGACCGCATCATTGAGTTTGAGCCGCGCAAGCGTTGCGTGGCGATCAAGAACGTGACGATCAACGAGCCTTTCTTTCAAGGACACTTCCCTGGGCACCCCATTATGCCGGGCGTGCTGGTGATTGAGGCGATGGCGCAGGCCGGCGGCATCATCATGATGCACGAGCTGCCGGATCGCAACGAGAAGCTGGTAGTGTTCACGGGCATTGAGCGCGCCAAGTTTCGCGCGCAGGTGACGCCGGGCGACCAGTTGCGCATGGAGATCAACGTGCTCGCGTTCAAAACGAGGGCGGGGCGCATTGAGGGTAGGGCTTATGTGGGCGACAAGCTGGCTTGCGAAGCGGTGCTGATGTGCGCGGTTGTGCAGCGGGTGCCCGAGGCGAAGGCGTCGGCGAAGTCTCCGATCGATGGCGATCCCAATCGAGTTGCAGCAGCGGCCGCAGCGGTGACGAGCACAGAGTGA
- the lpxA gene encoding acyl-ACP--UDP-N-acetylglucosamine O-acyltransferase, protein MSVHPRAIVAAGAVVPASCTVGPYCTIGAEVVLGEECNLVSHVVVDGRTKLGARNTIYPFASVGVAPQDLKYAGEPTLTEIGDDNTIRECVTISRGTNKGGGITRVGSNNLLMAYVHIGHDSHVGSHCILANAATLAGHVTIEDYASVGAFSPVHQFCTVGQYAFIGGGTIVTQDVLPYSLTSSRRENKAFGINKIGLTRRGFTPERLNTLQKAFRLLLASRLNTTQAVEKIRELEGEDAKVVADFIERSQRGVIK, encoded by the coding sequence GTGAGCGTTCATCCCAGAGCGATAGTGGCGGCGGGGGCGGTGGTGCCTGCGTCGTGCACGGTAGGCCCGTATTGCACGATTGGCGCAGAAGTGGTGCTGGGCGAAGAGTGCAACCTGGTGTCGCATGTGGTGGTGGACGGGCGCACGAAGCTGGGCGCGCGGAACACGATTTATCCATTCGCTTCGGTGGGTGTGGCTCCGCAGGATCTGAAGTATGCAGGCGAGCCGACGCTGACGGAGATCGGCGACGACAACACGATCCGCGAATGCGTGACGATCAGCCGCGGGACGAACAAGGGCGGCGGCATTACACGTGTGGGCTCGAACAACCTGCTGATGGCGTATGTGCATATTGGCCACGACAGCCATGTGGGGAGCCACTGCATTCTGGCCAACGCTGCAACGCTGGCAGGGCATGTGACGATTGAGGACTACGCCAGCGTGGGCGCGTTCTCGCCGGTGCACCAGTTCTGCACGGTGGGGCAGTATGCGTTTATCGGCGGCGGGACGATTGTGACGCAGGATGTGCTGCCGTACTCGCTGACGTCGTCGCGGCGCGAGAACAAGGCGTTCGGCATAAACAAGATTGGGCTGACGCGGCGGGGGTTCACGCCGGAACGGCTGAATACGCTGCAGAAGGCTTTCCGGCTGCTGCTGGCTTCGCGCCTGAATACGACGCAGGCTGTGGAGAAGATTCGCGAGCTCGAGGGCGAGGATGCGAAGGTGGTGGCGGATTTCATCGAGCGCAGCCAGCGCGGAGTGATTAAGTAA
- a CDS encoding DUF4160 domain-containing protein — protein sequence MPTISVFFGIFIRMYFNDHAPPHFHAIYGDNEAVIVIEDLAVREGSLPRRALSLVREWAELHRGELQADWELCRARQTPLQIAPLE from the coding sequence ATGCCAACGATCAGCGTATTCTTTGGTATTTTCATCCGGATGTACTTCAATGACCACGCTCCGCCACATTTTCACGCGATCTACGGCGATAATGAGGCGGTCATCGTAATTGAAGACCTGGCAGTCCGGGAAGGCTCTTTGCCTCGGCGGGCTCTTTCGCTGGTTCGCGAGTGGGCAGAATTACACAGGGGCGAGTTGCAAGCGGACTGGGAGCTTTGCAGAGCCAGGCAGACGCCTCTTCAGATCGCACCGTTGGAGTAG
- a CDS encoding DUF2442 domain-containing protein: MYWSVVSVEPKPPLAIAVRFLDGTAGTVRFEPGHLSGVFEALKDPEIFRQVHIEFGAVSWPGDIDLAPDAMYREIKQSGEWVLS, encoded by the coding sequence ATGTATTGGTCAGTGGTTTCAGTCGAGCCCAAGCCACCGTTGGCCATCGCTGTCCGCTTTCTGGATGGCACGGCGGGAACTGTGCGCTTTGAGCCGGGGCACCTCAGCGGAGTTTTCGAGGCGCTGAAGGATCCAGAGATCTTTCGTCAGGTCCATATTGAGTTCGGAGCAGTCTCATGGCCGGGCGACATTGATCTTGCCCCGGATGCCATGTATCGGGAGATCAAGCAATCCGGGGAATGGGTTCTGAGTTAA
- a CDS encoding LpxI family protein, translating to MKLGLIAGNGRFPFLILEAARAQGLQVAVAAIREETDLEINERAQADAGVTVHWLSLGELSKLIDTFHKEGVTQAVMAGQVKHKQIFSSIRPDWRLAKLLLNLRTRNTDMLLGAVAKVLGDEGIELISSTSFLEPLLAQEGVLTERGPDEEERKNIEYGLGVARAVAGFDIGQTVVVAAQACVAVEAMEGTDAAIERAGMLMRSLEEDEPGEASTLHRHLTVVKVAKPKQDMRFDVPVIGMRTIDAMLKAGATCLSVEAGRTLLFDREALLRRASEEKIAIVAVPRGE from the coding sequence GTGAAACTCGGCCTTATTGCGGGGAATGGGCGGTTTCCGTTTTTGATTCTGGAGGCGGCGCGCGCGCAGGGGCTGCAGGTTGCCGTTGCGGCCATTCGCGAAGAGACGGATCTGGAGATCAATGAGCGCGCGCAGGCTGATGCGGGCGTGACGGTGCACTGGCTCTCGCTGGGCGAACTGTCGAAGCTGATCGATACCTTCCACAAAGAGGGCGTGACGCAGGCCGTGATGGCGGGGCAGGTGAAGCATAAGCAGATCTTCTCGTCGATCCGGCCGGACTGGCGGCTGGCGAAGCTGCTCTTGAATCTGCGCACGCGCAATACGGACATGCTGCTGGGGGCGGTGGCCAAGGTGCTGGGCGATGAAGGGATCGAGCTGATCAGCTCGACTTCGTTTCTGGAGCCTCTGCTGGCGCAGGAGGGTGTGCTTACTGAGCGCGGACCCGATGAAGAGGAACGCAAGAACATCGAGTATGGGCTGGGTGTGGCGCGCGCGGTTGCGGGGTTCGACATCGGGCAGACTGTGGTGGTGGCGGCGCAGGCATGCGTGGCTGTCGAGGCAATGGAAGGGACAGACGCAGCGATTGAGCGTGCGGGCATGTTGATGCGGTCTCTGGAAGAAGACGAGCCGGGCGAGGCGTCTACACTTCATCGGCACCTGACGGTGGTGAAGGTGGCGAAGCCGAAGCAGGATATGCGCTTCGATGTGCCGGTGATTGGGATGCGGACGATTGATGCGATGCTGAAGGCGGGAGCGACATGCCTTTCCGTCGAGGCGGGACGTACGCTGCTGTTTGATCGCGAGGCGCTGCTGCGACGCGCTTCGGAAGAGAAGATCGCTATCGTTGCGGTTCCGCGGGGCGAGTAG
- a CDS encoding peroxiredoxin, whose product MKKSVLLSCAAALVLAGTFVTAHAADQAMPTVGQAAPTFTLPSQDGSQISLDSFKGKWVVLYFYPKDMTPGCTVEAHNFQRDQAKYDALNAAIVGVSVDTPDSHKQFCTKEGLTFRLLADPEHKVVDEYGSLGHFGEMTIAQRNTFLIDPNGKIVKVWTKVDPRVHSDEVLAAINELKK is encoded by the coding sequence ATGAAGAAATCCGTATTGCTTAGCTGTGCCGCGGCGCTCGTGCTCGCGGGCACATTTGTAACAGCGCATGCAGCCGACCAGGCGATGCCCACAGTGGGGCAGGCTGCTCCCACGTTTACGCTTCCCTCGCAGGATGGATCCCAGATATCGCTGGACAGCTTCAAGGGGAAGTGGGTGGTGCTCTACTTCTATCCCAAGGACATGACGCCTGGGTGCACGGTAGAGGCGCATAACTTCCAGCGCGATCAGGCGAAGTATGACGCGCTGAACGCGGCGATTGTTGGAGTCAGCGTGGATACACCGGACAGCCACAAGCAGTTCTGCACGAAGGAGGGACTGACCTTCCGGCTGCTCGCCGATCCCGAACACAAAGTCGTAGACGAGTACGGATCGCTGGGGCACTTCGGCGAGATGACGATTGCGCAGCGGAACACGTTTCTGATCGATCCCAATGGAAAGATTGTGAAGGTGTGGACGAAGGTTGATCCGCGAGTGCATTCGGATGAGGTGCTGGCGGCGATTAACGAGTTGAAGAAGTAA
- a CDS encoding DinB family protein, producing MMSTETAIRFRKGMDEVREALLAVRSDLADVPWRPNGWTRKQIVGHLLDSAANNRQRFVRAALDGAYSGPGYAQDAWVELQGYAEQSWETLLRWWQAEHEMLAAIVDRIPTERLGAQCVIGGDKPVTLAFVIDDYVRHQKHHLGQITA from the coding sequence ATGATGAGTACCGAAACTGCGATTCGGTTTCGCAAGGGGATGGATGAGGTGCGCGAAGCGCTGCTGGCGGTGAGGTCCGATCTGGCTGATGTTCCGTGGCGGCCGAATGGATGGACGCGCAAGCAGATCGTGGGGCATCTGCTGGACTCGGCTGCGAACAATCGGCAGAGGTTTGTACGCGCGGCGCTGGATGGGGCCTACAGCGGGCCGGGGTATGCGCAGGATGCGTGGGTTGAGCTGCAAGGGTACGCGGAGCAGAGCTGGGAGACGCTGCTCAGGTGGTGGCAGGCCGAGCACGAGATGCTGGCGGCGATTGTAGATCGCATTCCGACGGAGCGGCTGGGGGCGCAGTGCGTGATTGGTGGAGACAAGCCGGTGACGCTCGCGTTCGTGATCGATGACTATGTGCGGCACCAGAAGCATCATCTCGGGCAGATCACGGCCTAG